The Micromonospora sp. Llam0 genome includes a window with the following:
- a CDS encoding YjbQ family protein: protein MDSDVISIRTGSRPVVRDITAEAGRFVAGRGDGLLHVFVPHATAGIAIIETGAGSDDDLLTALDQLLPTDDRWQHRHGSPGHGRDHVLPAFVAPYATLPVLDGRLALGTWQSVCLVDPNGDNADRKVRFSFLAG, encoded by the coding sequence ATGGACTCCGACGTGATCTCCATCCGGACCGGCTCCCGACCCGTGGTGCGTGACATCACCGCCGAGGCGGGACGGTTCGTCGCCGGACGTGGCGACGGGCTGCTGCACGTGTTCGTACCGCACGCCACCGCCGGTATCGCGATCATCGAGACCGGTGCCGGCTCCGACGACGATCTGCTCACCGCCCTGGACCAACTGCTGCCCACCGACGACCGCTGGCAGCACCGGCACGGCTCCCCCGGGCACGGCCGGGACCATGTGCTGCCGGCGTTCGTCGCCCCGTACGCCACCCTGCCCGTGCTCGACGGCCGGCTCGCTCTCGGCACCTGGCAGTCGGTCTGCCTGGTCGACCCGAACGGGGACAACGCCGACCGCAAGGTCCGGTTCTCCTTCCTCGCCGGTTGA
- the aceE gene encoding pyruvate dehydrogenase (acetyl-transferring), homodimeric type yields MATERKRPVISDGLPSQLPDIDPEETSEWVESLDGVIDERGAKRARYVMLRLLERARERQVGVPPLTTTDYINTIPPEREPWFPGDEMIERRIRAYIRWNAAVLVHRAQRPEIGVGGHISTYASAASLYEVGMNHFFRGKQHPGGGDHIFFQGHASPGMYARAFVEGRLSEQRLDGFRQELSHAGLGGGLPSYPHPRLMPDFWEFPTVSMGLGAINAIYQARFNRYLQHRGIKDTSDQHVWAFLGDGEMDEPESLGAIGVAAREELDNLTFVINCNLQRLDGPVRGNGKVMQELEAFFRGAGWNVIKVVWGREWDPLLAADTDGALVNLMNTTPDGDYQTYKAESGAYVREHFFGRDPRTRKMVESLSDDEIWNLKRGGHDYRKLYAAYKAATEHTGQPTVILAKTIKGWTLGEHFEGRNATHQMKKLTLDDLKTFRDRLYLDVPDEQLEANPYLPPYLRPADDSPEMTYLQERRKALGGYVPTRRTAARPLAVPGSERFGDVKRGSGKQKVATTMAFVRLLKDIMKDREFGKRWVPIIPDEARTFGMDSLFPTQKIYSPHGQKYTAVDRELFLSYKESTAGQILHEGINEAGSVASFTAAGTSYATHDEPMIPLYIFYSMFGFQRTGDAFWAAADQMARGFVLGATAGRTTLNGEGLQHEDGHSQLLAASNPAVVAYDPAFAFEIAHIVENGLHRMYGESPENVFYYLTVYNEPIVQPAQPDGLDVEGLLKGLYRYAAAPQVSRADGGEAPRATILASGTGMQWALKAQQLLAEDWGVAADVWSVTSWTELRRDAVACEEHNLLNLGGEARVPYVRTALADAPQSVVAVSDWMRAVPDLIARWVPGDYTSLGTDGFGLSDTRHALRRHFHVDAESVAVATLRQLALRGEVPAEVPAGAAKKYAIDDVNAAPVGETGGDS; encoded by the coding sequence GTGGCCACGGAACGCAAGCGCCCGGTGATCAGCGACGGCCTGCCGAGCCAGCTTCCGGACATCGACCCTGAAGAAACCAGCGAATGGGTCGAGTCACTCGACGGAGTGATCGACGAACGCGGCGCCAAACGCGCCCGCTACGTCATGCTGCGCCTGCTCGAACGGGCTCGGGAGCGCCAGGTCGGGGTGCCGCCACTGACCACCACCGACTACATCAACACGATTCCGCCGGAACGCGAACCCTGGTTCCCGGGCGACGAGATGATCGAGCGGCGGATCCGCGCGTACATCCGGTGGAACGCCGCGGTGCTGGTGCACCGCGCGCAGCGGCCGGAGATCGGCGTCGGTGGCCACATCTCCACCTACGCCAGCGCGGCATCCCTCTACGAAGTGGGGATGAACCACTTTTTCCGTGGCAAGCAGCACCCCGGCGGCGGTGACCACATCTTCTTCCAGGGGCACGCCTCCCCCGGCATGTACGCCCGCGCCTTCGTCGAGGGCCGGCTGTCGGAGCAGCGCCTCGACGGCTTCCGGCAGGAGTTGTCGCACGCCGGGCTCGGCGGCGGGCTGCCGTCGTACCCGCACCCGCGGCTGATGCCGGACTTCTGGGAGTTCCCCACCGTCTCGATGGGCCTCGGCGCGATCAACGCGATCTACCAGGCCCGGTTCAACCGGTACCTGCAGCACCGGGGTATCAAGGACACCTCCGACCAGCATGTGTGGGCGTTCCTCGGCGACGGTGAGATGGACGAGCCGGAGTCGCTCGGCGCGATCGGGGTGGCCGCCCGCGAGGAGCTGGACAACCTCACCTTCGTGATCAACTGCAACCTGCAGCGGCTGGACGGCCCGGTGCGCGGCAACGGCAAGGTCATGCAGGAGCTGGAGGCGTTCTTCCGGGGTGCCGGCTGGAACGTGATCAAGGTCGTCTGGGGTCGGGAGTGGGATCCGCTGCTCGCCGCGGACACCGACGGCGCGCTGGTCAACCTGATGAACACCACGCCGGACGGCGACTACCAGACCTACAAGGCCGAGTCCGGCGCGTACGTGCGGGAGCACTTCTTCGGCCGCGACCCGCGTACCCGCAAGATGGTCGAGAGTCTGTCCGACGACGAGATCTGGAACCTCAAGCGCGGCGGTCACGACTACCGCAAGCTGTACGCGGCGTACAAGGCGGCCACCGAGCACACCGGCCAGCCGACGGTGATCCTGGCCAAGACGATCAAGGGCTGGACGCTCGGCGAGCACTTCGAGGGCCGCAACGCCACCCACCAGATGAAGAAGCTGACCCTGGACGACCTGAAGACCTTCCGGGACCGGCTCTACCTGGACGTGCCGGACGAGCAGTTGGAGGCCAACCCGTACCTCCCGCCGTACCTGCGCCCGGCCGACGACTCCCCGGAGATGACCTACCTGCAGGAGCGCCGCAAGGCCCTCGGCGGGTACGTGCCGACCCGGCGGACCGCCGCCCGCCCGCTGGCGGTGCCGGGCAGTGAGCGGTTCGGTGACGTCAAACGCGGCTCCGGCAAGCAGAAGGTCGCCACCACGATGGCCTTCGTCCGGCTGCTCAAGGACATCATGAAGGACCGCGAGTTCGGCAAGCGGTGGGTGCCGATCATCCCGGACGAGGCGCGGACCTTCGGCATGGACTCGCTGTTCCCGACGCAGAAGATCTACTCACCGCACGGGCAGAAGTACACCGCGGTGGACCGGGAGCTGTTCCTGTCGTACAAGGAGTCGACCGCCGGGCAGATCCTGCACGAGGGGATCAACGAGGCCGGCTCGGTGGCGTCGTTCACGGCCGCCGGCACGTCGTACGCCACCCACGACGAGCCGATGATCCCGCTGTACATCTTCTACTCGATGTTCGGGTTCCAGCGCACCGGCGACGCGTTCTGGGCGGCGGCCGACCAGATGGCCCGCGGCTTCGTCCTCGGGGCCACCGCCGGGCGGACCACGCTCAACGGCGAGGGCCTGCAGCACGAGGATGGCCATTCGCAGCTGCTCGCCGCGAGCAACCCGGCGGTGGTCGCCTACGACCCGGCGTTCGCGTTCGAGATCGCGCACATCGTGGAGAACGGCCTGCACCGGATGTACGGCGAGTCACCGGAGAACGTCTTCTACTACCTGACGGTGTACAACGAACCGATCGTGCAGCCGGCTCAGCCGGACGGGCTCGACGTGGAGGGCCTGCTCAAGGGGCTCTACCGGTACGCGGCGGCACCGCAGGTGAGTCGGGCCGACGGCGGCGAAGCGCCCCGGGCCACGATCCTCGCCTCCGGCACCGGTATGCAGTGGGCGCTCAAGGCGCAGCAGCTGCTCGCCGAGGACTGGGGGGTGGCCGCCGACGTGTGGTCGGTGACCTCCTGGACCGAGCTGCGTCGGGACGCGGTGGCCTGCGAGGAGCACAACCTGCTCAACCTGGGCGGTGAGGCGCGGGTGCCGTACGTGCGCACGGCGCTGGCCGACGCGCCGCAGTCGGTGGTCGCGGTCAGCGACTGGATGCGGGCGGTGCCGGACCTGATCGCCCGGTGGGTTCCGGGCGACTACACCTCGCTGGGCACCGACGGGTTCGGGCTGTCGGACACCCGGCACGCGTTGCGGCGGCACTTCCACGTCGACGCCGAGTCGGTGGCCGTGGCGACGCTGCGGCAGTTGGCGTTGCGCGGTGAGGTGCCGGCCGAGGTGCCGGCGGGGGCCGCCAAGAAGTACGCGATCGACGACGTCAACGCCGCTCCGGTCGGGGAGACCGGCGGCGACTCCTGA
- a CDS encoding SRPBCC family protein, which produces MILIERSGRVEAPIDTVWEVVGQAALLPDWLAGVRQAEVIGGDIRRMRVHTADGAAADAEVIEFQPPKLIAWRERAAGPGLRAEARTEVQVELTPEGDGTAVRLTIVRWPAGQVSATLLRLGKHRVGADLETSLGRLSDLAAARHAANADDRTNVC; this is translated from the coding sequence ATGATCCTCATCGAACGCAGCGGGCGGGTGGAGGCCCCGATCGACACCGTCTGGGAGGTGGTCGGGCAGGCCGCGTTGCTGCCCGACTGGCTCGCCGGTGTCCGCCAGGCCGAGGTGATCGGCGGCGACATCCGCCGAATGCGGGTGCACACGGCGGACGGTGCGGCCGCGGACGCCGAGGTCATCGAGTTCCAGCCGCCCAAGCTGATCGCCTGGCGGGAGCGGGCCGCCGGCCCCGGCCTGCGGGCCGAGGCCCGCACCGAGGTGCAGGTCGAACTCACCCCGGAGGGGGACGGCACCGCAGTCCGGCTGACCATCGTGCGGTGGCCGGCCGGCCAGGTCAGCGCGACCCTGCTGCGCCTCGGCAAGCACCGGGTCGGTGCCGATCTGGAGACGTCCCTGGGCCGCCTGTCCGACCTGGCCGCCGCCCGGCACGCCGCCAACGCCGACGACCGGACCAACGTCTGCTGA